One window of Pseudomonadota bacterium genomic DNA carries:
- a CDS encoding NADH:ubiquinone reductase (Na(+)-transporting) subunit B, whose amino-acid sequence MKWLRNHLDSIEPLFQRGGRLEKFYALYEAADTLLFSPPETTRAAPHIRDALDLKRVMAYVWLATFPCIFMACFNTGYQANLAMASMGLDQVEGWRGIFTGWFGYDPSNPFANFWHGAWYFFPIYLTVFITGGICEVWFAIVRGHEVNEGFFVTSILFSLTLPPDIPLWMVVLGVVFGVVIGKEVFGGTGKNFLNPALTGRAFLYFAYPAAMSGNAVWTAVDGHTGATALGEAAAGGLEAVAALGYSWWDLFLGVVPGSLGETSTLAVLIGAGVLLYTRIASWRIMVGVLAGTVVTSLLLNLIGSDTNPMFAIPFWWHFVMGGFAFGCVFMATDPVSASHTNTGRFWFGALIGVMTVLIRVVNPAFPEGIMLAILFANIFAPLIDYVVVQRNVKRRSARLATVTGGASG is encoded by the coding sequence ATGAAATGGCTGCGTAATCACCTGGACAGCATCGAGCCGCTGTTCCAACGCGGGGGTCGACTCGAAAAGTTCTATGCGCTCTACGAGGCGGCCGACACGCTGTTGTTCAGCCCGCCCGAGACCACCCGCGCCGCACCGCACATCCGCGATGCGCTCGACCTCAAGCGCGTCATGGCGTACGTCTGGCTCGCAACCTTCCCGTGCATCTTCATGGCCTGCTTCAACACCGGCTACCAGGCCAACCTGGCGATGGCGTCGATGGGCCTCGACCAGGTTGAAGGCTGGCGCGGGATATTCACCGGGTGGTTCGGCTACGACCCGTCCAACCCCTTCGCCAATTTCTGGCACGGCGCCTGGTATTTCTTTCCGATCTACCTGACGGTGTTCATCACCGGCGGCATCTGCGAAGTGTGGTTCGCCATCGTGCGCGGGCACGAGGTCAACGAGGGCTTCTTCGTCACCTCCATCCTGTTTTCGTTGACCTTGCCACCCGACATCCCGCTGTGGATGGTGGTGCTCGGTGTGGTCTTCGGTGTCGTGATCGGCAAGGAAGTCTTCGGTGGCACCGGCAAGAACTTCCTGAACCCCGCGTTGACCGGGCGCGCCTTCCTCTACTTTGCCTACCCGGCTGCCATGTCGGGCAACGCGGTCTGGACCGCGGTCGACGGCCACACCGGCGCAACGGCGCTCGGTGAAGCGGCCGCCGGTGGTCTCGAGGCGGTCGCGGCCCTCGGCTACAGCTGGTGGGATCTCTTCCTCGGCGTCGTACCAGGTTCGCTCGGCGAGACGTCCACCCTGGCGGTGTTGATCGGCGCTGGTGTGTTGCTCTACACCCGCATCGCCTCCTGGCGGATCATGGTCGGCGTGCTTGCCGGCACGGTTGTGACGTCGCTGCTGCTGAACCTGATCGGCTCGGACACCAACCCGATGTTCGCGATTCCCTTCTGGTGGCACTTTGTCATGGGCGGCTTCGCCTTCGGCTGCGTGTTCATGGCGACCGATCCGGTGTCGGCTTCGCACACCAACACCGGGCGGTTCTGGTTCGGTGCACTGATCGGGGTGATGACGGTGTTGATCCGCGTGGTCAACCCGGCGTTTCCGGAAGGCATCATGCTTGCGATCCTGTTTGCCAACATCTTTGCACCGCTGATCGACTACGTCGTCGTGCAGCGCAACGTCAAGCGGCGCTCGGCGCGCCTGGCTACGGTGACCGGGGGGGCGAGCGGATGA
- a CDS encoding Na(+)-translocating NADH-quinone reductase subunit C, producing MKALFDKYLALPNDSRPKTLFVAVALCLACSILVSAAAVALRPKQEANKVLDKRKNILQIGGLMQEGKSINELFEAVEARVVDLDTGEYVDDVDPAVYDARKAAKDPAQSRALEPASDIASIKRREQYATVYLVRDASGEAIERFILPVRGYGLWSTLHGFMALEGDGQTVSGFGFYEHAETPGLGGEVDNPNWKALWPGKQVYATDGSVRLEVMKGAVDPNGQGAEYQVDGLAGASLTSRGVSNLVQYWLGDSGFAKYLDKERTQGG from the coding sequence ATGAAAGCCCTGTTCGACAAATACCTTGCGTTGCCGAACGACAGTCGGCCCAAGACGCTGTTTGTCGCGGTCGCGCTGTGCCTGGCCTGTTCGATCCTGGTGTCGGCTGCAGCGGTCGCGCTGCGGCCGAAGCAGGAGGCCAACAAGGTGCTCGACAAGCGCAAGAACATCCTCCAGATCGGCGGCCTGATGCAGGAAGGCAAGTCGATCAACGAGCTGTTCGAAGCGGTCGAGGCCCGCGTGGTCGACCTCGACACCGGCGAGTACGTCGACGACGTCGACCCGGCGGTCTACGACGCGCGCAAGGCGGCCAAGGACCCGGCGCAGAGCCGCGCGCTCGAACCGGCAAGCGACATCGCATCGATCAAGCGACGCGAGCAATACGCCACCGTGTACCTCGTGCGCGACGCATCGGGTGAGGCGATCGAGCGGTTCATCCTGCCGGTGCGCGGCTACGGCCTGTGGTCCACGTTGCACGGCTTCATGGCGCTCGAAGGCGATGGCCAGACCGTGTCAGGCTTCGGGTTCTACGAGCACGCGGAAACCCCCGGGCTCGGCGGTGAGGTCGACAACCCGAACTGGAAGGCCCTGTGGCCCGGCAAGCAGGTCTACGCGACCGATGGCAGCGTCAGGCTCGAAGTCATGAAGGGCGCGGTCGACCCGAACGGCCAGGGTGCCGAGTACCAGGTCGACGGGCTGGCGGGCGCCAGCCTGACCAGCCGGGGTGTCAGCAACCTCGTGCAGTACTGGCTCGGAGACAGCGGCTTTGCCAAGTATCTCGACAAAGAACGAACTCAGGGGGGCTGA
- a CDS encoding NADH:ubiquinone reductase (Na(+)-transporting) subunit D, which translates to MDAKTKKLITDPLFDNNPIALQILGICSALAVTTSMNTALLMCIALTCVCALSSAAVSAIRDHVPSAIRIIVQMIIIASLVIIADQMMKAFAYDTSKKLSVFVGLIITNCIVMGRAEGFAMSNNVKDSFWDGVGNGLGYSVILMILAAIREFFGAGSLFGVKIMPLVNDGGWYVPNGMMLLPPSAFFLIGLFIWVVRTWKPAQVEEPDFVIHEEHAHGHAEAR; encoded by the coding sequence ATGGATGCCAAAACCAAGAAGCTGATCACCGATCCGCTGTTTGACAACAACCCGATCGCCCTGCAGATCCTCGGCATCTGCTCGGCCCTCGCGGTCACCACCTCGATGAACACGGCCCTGCTGATGTGCATCGCCCTGACCTGCGTCTGCGCGCTCTCGAGCGCTGCGGTGAGTGCCATCCGCGACCATGTCCCGAGCGCCATCCGGATCATCGTGCAGATGATCATCATCGCGAGCCTGGTGATCATCGCTGACCAGATGATGAAGGCCTTCGCCTACGACACCTCGAAGAAACTCTCGGTGTTCGTCGGCCTGATCATCACCAACTGCATCGTGATGGGCCGGGCCGAAGGCTTTGCCATGTCCAACAACGTCAAGGACAGCTTCTGGGACGGCGTAGGCAACGGCCTTGGCTACAGCGTGATCCTCATGATCCTCGCTGCGATCCGCGAGTTCTTCGGCGCGGGTTCGCTGTTCGGGGTGAAGATCATGCCGCTGGTCAACGACGGTGGCTGGTACGTGCCGAACGGCATGATGCTGTTGCCGCCGAGCGCGTTCTTCCTGATCGGCCTGTTCATCTGGGTCGTGCGGACCTGGAAACCGGCGCAGGTCGAGGAGCCTGACTTCGTTATCCACGAAGAGCACGCCCACGGCCACGCGGAGGCGCGCTGA
- the nqrE gene encoding NADH:ubiquinone reductase (Na(+)-transporting) subunit E has translation MEALISLFVKAVFVENLAISFFLGMCTFIAISKRISAAFGLGIAVIVVQSLTVPLNNLILNGLLKEGALSWIGVDVDLTFLGLISYIGVIAAAVQILEMFLDRFMPALYNALGVFLPLITVNCAILGGSLFMVERDYNFTESVTYGLGSGVGWALAITALAGIREKLKYSDVPQGLRGLGITFITVGLMSLGFMAFSGIQL, from the coding sequence ATGGAGGCCTTGATCAGTCTGTTCGTCAAGGCGGTTTTTGTCGAGAACCTCGCGATTTCCTTCTTCCTTGGCATGTGCACCTTCATTGCGATCTCCAAACGCATCTCGGCGGCCTTCGGCCTCGGCATCGCGGTGATCGTGGTGCAGTCTCTGACCGTGCCACTGAACAACCTGATTCTCAACGGCCTCTTGAAAGAGGGCGCGTTGAGCTGGATCGGGGTGGACGTCGACCTGACCTTCCTCGGCTTGATCAGCTACATCGGCGTCATCGCCGCGGCGGTCCAGATACTCGAGATGTTCCTCGACCGCTTCATGCCGGCGCTGTACAACGCACTGGGGGTGTTTCTGCCGTTGATCACGGTGAACTGCGCCATCCTCGGCGGGTCTCTGTTCATGGTGGAGCGGGACTACAACTTTACCGAGTCGGTCACCTACGGCCTCGGGTCGGGGGTGGGCTGGGCGCTGGCGATCACGGCGCTCGCGGGCATCCGCGAAAAGCTCAAATACAGCGACGTGCCGCAGGGCCTTCGGGGTCTCGGCATCACCTTTATTACCGTCGGGCTCATGTCGCTTGGGTTCATGGCCTTTTCAGGCATACAGCTCTAA
- the nqrF gene encoding NADH:ubiquinone reductase (Na(+)-transporting) subunit F, with protein sequence MLEVIFGVLLFTGIVLSLVWVILLAKSKLVAAGTVNVEINGERTIEVPVGGKLLGALANEALFVPSACGGGGSCAQCKVKIFEGGGTLLPTEEGHINKRAAAAGERLSCQVTVKQDMKIEIPEEVFGVKRWECTVRSNDNVATFIKELVLEIPDGESVPFRAGGYIQIECPPHTVDYKHFDVPKEYHEDWDNFDIWRYKSTVEETVVRAYSMANYPEEAGIIMLNVRIASPPPRGPDVPPGIMSSYIWSLKAGDKVMISGPFGEFFAKETEAEMVFIGGGAGMAPMRSHIFDQLKRLSSNRKITFWYGARSLREAFYVDEFDKLAEENENFEWHLALSDALPEDNWEGYTGFIHNVLNDNYLKDHPAPEDCEFYMCGPPMMNQACINMLLDLGVEESNIMLDDFGG encoded by the coding sequence ATGTTAGAAGTCATTTTCGGCGTCCTGCTGTTCACCGGTATCGTGCTGTCACTGGTGTGGGTCATCCTGCTGGCGAAGAGCAAGTTGGTGGCGGCGGGCACCGTCAACGTGGAAATCAACGGCGAGCGCACGATCGAAGTGCCCGTCGGTGGCAAACTGCTCGGCGCGCTGGCCAACGAGGCCCTGTTCGTGCCCTCCGCCTGCGGCGGGGGGGGCAGCTGTGCGCAGTGCAAGGTGAAGATATTCGAAGGCGGCGGCACGCTGCTGCCCACCGAGGAAGGCCACATCAACAAGCGCGCGGCTGCGGCCGGCGAGCGGCTCTCCTGTCAGGTCACGGTCAAGCAGGACATGAAGATCGAGATCCCGGAGGAGGTGTTCGGGGTCAAGCGTTGGGAGTGCACGGTGCGCTCCAACGACAACGTCGCGACCTTCATCAAGGAACTCGTACTCGAGATCCCTGACGGCGAATCCGTGCCGTTCCGGGCGGGCGGCTACATCCAGATCGAATGCCCACCGCACACCGTGGACTACAAGCACTTTGACGTTCCCAAGGAATACCACGAGGACTGGGACAACTTCGACATCTGGCGTTACAAGTCGACCGTCGAAGAGACTGTGGTGCGCGCCTACTCGATGGCGAACTACCCCGAGGAAGCAGGCATCATCATGCTCAACGTGCGCATCGCCTCGCCGCCGCCGCGTGGACCGGATGTGCCGCCGGGCATCATGTCGTCCTACATCTGGAGCCTCAAAGCCGGCGACAAGGTCATGATCTCCGGGCCGTTCGGCGAGTTCTTTGCCAAGGAGACCGAAGCGGAGATGGTCTTCATCGGCGGCGGTGCCGGTATGGCACCGATGCGCTCGCACATCTTCGACCAGCTCAAGCGGCTCTCGTCAAACCGCAAGATCACCTTCTGGTACGGTGCACGCTCGCTGCGCGAAGCGTTCTACGTCGACGAGTTCGACAAGCTGGCCGAAGAGAACGAGAACTTCGAATGGCACCTCGCACTGTCGGACGCGCTGCCCGAAGACAACTGGGAGGGCTACACCGGCTTCATCCACAACGTGTTGAACGACAACTACCTCAAGGACCACCCGGCGCCGGAGGACTGTGAGTTCTACATGTGTGGGCCGCCAATGATGAACCAGGCGTGCATCAACATGCTGCTAGACCTGGGCGTGGAAGAGAGCAACATCATGCTCGACGACTTTGGTGGCTGA
- a CDS encoding FAD:protein FMN transferase — MADRTLSHGPARIALAFFMAVWLAACGPPRNEPMRLAGETMGTTWSLVLSEPVGVDQVRLQQAIERELVAVNDLASTWQTDSELSLFNANDSTDWIPVSSALHGLLTRAAAITRDSDGAFDATVGPLVNLWGFGPNDVPERVPEDADIAAAVALTGPDALRLRAQPPAAQKADATVYVDLSALAKGYGVDRVASVLVKQGLVDFLLEIGGELLARGQSPRGDAWKIGIERPDAEGRSVHAAVTLPAGGLATSGDYRNFFEKDGVRYSHTIDPRTGKPITHQLASVTVHAVDSATADAWATALMVLGEEAGFELAMQREIAAYFLYKDATGFTARVTDTFKPLLDQEPS; from the coding sequence GTGGCTGACCGGACGCTGTCGCACGGGCCAGCGCGTATCGCGCTGGCCTTTTTTATGGCCGTCTGGTTGGCAGCCTGCGGGCCCCCCCGCAACGAACCGATGCGCCTGGCCGGCGAGACCATGGGCACCACCTGGTCGCTGGTGTTGAGCGAGCCGGTCGGGGTCGACCAGGTCCGCTTGCAGCAGGCCATCGAGCGCGAGCTGGTGGCGGTCAACGACCTCGCCTCGACCTGGCAGACCGATTCAGAACTCTCTCTGTTCAACGCCAACGACAGCACCGACTGGATACCGGTGTCATCGGCCCTGCATGGCCTGTTGACCCGGGCGGCGGCCATCACACGCGACAGCGACGGCGCCTTCGATGCCACCGTTGGCCCGCTGGTGAACCTCTGGGGCTTCGGGCCGAACGACGTGCCCGAGCGGGTGCCGGAGGACGCCGACATCGCCGCCGCGGTGGCCCTGACCGGCCCCGACGCACTGCGCCTGCGTGCCCAGCCCCCTGCGGCGCAAAAGGCCGACGCCACGGTGTACGTCGATCTCTCGGCGCTTGCCAAGGGCTACGGAGTCGATCGGGTTGCGAGCGTGCTGGTCAAACAGGGGCTCGTCGATTTCCTGCTGGAGATCGGCGGCGAGCTGCTGGCCCGTGGCCAGAGCCCGCGTGGCGATGCCTGGAAGATCGGCATCGAGCGGCCCGATGCCGAGGGGCGCAGTGTGCACGCCGCAGTCACCTTGCCGGCCGGGGGGTTGGCGACCTCGGGCGACTACCGAAACTTTTTCGAAAAAGACGGCGTCAGATACTCGCACACCATCGACCCACGCACCGGCAAGCCGATCACCCACCAACTGGCGTCGGTGACGGTGCACGCCGTCGACAGCGCGACCGCCGACGCCTGGGCCACCGCGCTGATGGTGCTTGGCGAGGAGGCGGGTTTCGAACTGGCGATGCAACGTGAGATCGCCGCGTATTTTCTGTACAAGGATGCAACGGGCTTCACCGCACGCGTGACCGACACGTTCAAACCGTTGCTCGACCAGGAGCCATCATGA
- the nqrM gene encoding (Na+)-NQR maturation NqrM, with translation MIATFLITFAVLAVVIAGMAIGAIFRNQPIAGSCGGIGAVPGMAAPNCTCKKPCAKRLQAMEADAAAQHVEDAPKPLTFQRRPGHD, from the coding sequence ATGATCGCAACCTTTCTCATCACCTTTGCCGTGCTTGCGGTTGTCATCGCGGGGATGGCGATCGGCGCGATTTTCCGCAACCAACCGATTGCCGGCAGTTGCGGTGGCATCGGCGCGGTGCCGGGCATGGCGGCGCCGAACTGCACCTGCAAGAAGCCCTGTGCCAAGCGCCTCCAGGCCATGGAGGCAGACGCGGCGGCGCAGCACGTCGAGGACGCGCCAAAACCGTTGACGTTTCAGCGGCGCCCCGGGCACGACTGA
- a CDS encoding CBS domain-containing protein, with product MQQLRVKDYMVTRVHTLEPDRDMVEAIAEFAKLGISGAPVVDERRNLLGMLSDTDCMDAMLKAGMDPAWRASVATYMTTDVETVDAESSLIDVAQRFLERRFRRFPVVDDNQLVGQISRLDVLKAIGDIKRGFA from the coding sequence ATGCAACAGTTGAGAGTGAAGGACTACATGGTGACGCGGGTGCACACCCTGGAGCCCGACCGGGACATGGTCGAGGCGATCGCCGAGTTTGCCAAGCTCGGTATCTCGGGTGCCCCGGTGGTCGACGAGCGGCGTAACCTGCTTGGCATGTTGTCCGACACCGATTGCATGGACGCGATGCTGAAGGCCGGCATGGACCCGGCGTGGCGGGCCAGCGTCGCCACCTACATGACCACCGATGTCGAGACCGTCGATGCCGAGTCGAGCCTGATCGACGTGGCGCAGCGGTTCCTGGAGCGCCGTTTCCGGCGATTCCCGGTGGTCGATGACAACCAATTGGTTGGTCAGATCAGCCGCCTGGATGTGCTCAAGGCCATCGGCGACATCAAGCGCGGCTTCGCTTGA